A genomic segment from Clostridiisalibacter paucivorans DSM 22131 encodes:
- the lysS gene encoding lysine--tRNA ligase: MNNESNLNEMLVQKREKLEQLKEMGKNPFKIENYQVSHHSKYIIENFNSMEGQEVTIAGRIMSRRGHGKASFMDVQDSEGRIQAFLNINNLGEDEYKLLKLYDIGDIIGIKGEVFKTKRGEISVKAKEVTLLTKSLQILPEKFHGLKDPDLRYRQRYVDLIVNPEVKETFVLRSKILKAIKEFLDNKGFLEVDTPILNTIAGGATAKPFITHHNTLDIDMYLRIANELYLKRLIVGGFDRVYEMGRMFRNEGMSIKHNPEYTAIELYQAYADFNDMMEITENVVAYAAKKALGTTKINYQGTDIDLTPPWNRMTMEEAVKEYAGVDFSEINTDEEAIKVAKEKGIEITAGMKRGHVINALFEEYGEEHLVQPTFITHHPVEVSPLAKRDPEDPRRTKRFEAFMNTWEIANAFSELNDPIDQKQRFEDQLKQREAGDEEAHMMDLDFVNALEVGLPPTGGLGIGIDRLVMVLTDQSSIRDVILFPTMKPMD; this comes from the coding sequence TGAAATGCTAGTTCAAAAGAGGGAAAAGTTAGAACAGCTAAAAGAAATGGGAAAAAATCCTTTTAAAATTGAAAATTATCAAGTAAGTCATCATAGTAAATACATAATAGAGAATTTCAATAGCATGGAAGGGCAAGAGGTTACAATAGCTGGAAGAATAATGTCTAGAAGGGGACATGGAAAAGCAAGTTTTATGGATGTTCAAGATAGTGAAGGAAGGATACAGGCATTTTTAAATATTAATAATTTAGGTGAAGATGAATATAAATTGTTAAAATTATATGATATAGGAGATATAATTGGAATCAAAGGTGAAGTATTTAAGACTAAAAGGGGAGAAATATCTGTAAAAGCAAAGGAAGTGACATTGCTTACAAAATCTTTACAGATTTTGCCTGAAAAATTTCACGGATTAAAAGATCCTGATTTAAGATATAGACAGAGGTATGTAGATCTTATAGTGAATCCTGAAGTAAAGGAAACCTTTGTATTGAGATCTAAAATCTTGAAGGCTATAAAGGAATTTTTAGATAATAAAGGATTTTTAGAGGTTGATACGCCTATATTGAATACTATAGCTGGAGGTGCAACAGCAAAACCATTTATTACTCATCATAATACCTTAGATATAGATATGTATTTGAGGATTGCCAATGAGTTATATTTAAAGAGGCTTATAGTAGGAGGATTTGATAGAGTATATGAAATGGGCAGAATGTTCAGAAATGAAGGTATGTCCATAAAACATAACCCCGAATATACTGCAATAGAGTTATATCAAGCATATGCAGATTTTAATGATATGATGGAGATTACAGAAAATGTTGTGGCCTATGCAGCTAAGAAGGCATTGGGAACAACTAAAATAAATTATCAAGGTACAGATATAGATTTGACACCGCCATGGAATAGGATGACTATGGAAGAAGCAGTGAAGGAATATGCAGGAGTTGATTTTTCAGAAATAAATACTGATGAAGAGGCAATTAAGGTCGCTAAAGAAAAGGGCATAGAGATTACTGCTGGGATGAAGAGAGGGCATGTTATAAATGCACTATTTGAAGAATATGGTGAAGAACATCTAGTACAGCCAACATTTATTACTCACCATCCAGTTGAGGTCTCTCCATTGGCTAAAAGAGACCCAGAAGACCCAAGAAGAACTAAGAGATTTGAAGCATTTATGAACACTTGGGAAATTGCCAACGCGTTTTCAGAGTTAAATGATCCAATAGACCAAAAACAAAGATTTGAAGATCAGTTAAAACAGAGAGAAGCTGGCGATGAAGAGGCACATATGATGGATTTAGATTTTGTAAATGCATTAGAAGTAGGATTGCCTCCAACGGGAGGACTGGGAATTGGAATAGATAGATTGGTGATGGTTTTAACAGATCAATCGTCTATAAGAGATGTTATACTGTTCCCAACTATGAAACCTATGGATTAA
- a CDS encoding uracil-DNA glycosylase, which yields MYTLEELKKYCINCKKCNLCNGRTNVVFGDGNGNADIMFIGEGPGYNEDKQGVPFVGAAGKLLDKMLNAIGLKRSDIYIANIVKCRPPNNRNPLEEESKQCIEYLRWQVKIINPKIIVCLGAVSARHIISPDFRITKQRGQWIKKGRFHIMPTYHPAALLRDANKKKYAWEDFKAIKEMYEDLKS from the coding sequence GTGTATACCCTTGAGGAATTAAAAAAATACTGCATTAATTGTAAAAAGTGTAATCTATGTAATGGAAGAACTAATGTAGTTTTTGGAGATGGAAATGGGAATGCAGATATAATGTTTATAGGAGAAGGCCCTGGATATAATGAGGATAAACAAGGCGTACCTTTTGTAGGGGCTGCAGGTAAACTTTTGGACAAGATGCTCAACGCTATAGGCCTAAAGAGGAGCGATATATATATAGCTAATATAGTTAAATGTAGGCCACCCAATAATAGAAATCCTTTAGAAGAAGAGAGTAAACAATGTATTGAGTACCTAAGGTGGCAGGTGAAAATCATTAATCCAAAGATTATTGTATGTCTAGGTGCAGTTTCTGCCAGACATATTATATCTCCAGATTTCAGAATAACTAAACAAAGAGGTCAATGGATCAAAAAAGGCAGATTTCATATAATGCCTACATATCATCCTGCTGCATTGCTGAGAGATGCGAATAAAAAAAAGTATGCATGGGAAGATTTTAAAGCTATAAAAGAAATGTATGAAGATTTGAAAAGCTAG